One window from the genome of Pseudomonas fluorescens encodes:
- a CDS encoding carbohydrate ABC transporter permease has translation MSSVAVFSKASPFDALQRWLPKLVLAPSMFIVLVGFYGYILWTFVLSFTTSTFLPNYKWAGLAQYARLMDNDRWWVASKNLVLFGGMFIGITLVIGVLLAVFLDQRIRREGFIRTIYLYPMALSMIVTGTAWKWLLNPGMGLDKLLRDWGWEGFRLDWLIDPDRVVYCLVIAAVWQASGFIMAMFLAGLRGVDQSIIRAAQIDGASMPRIYWKVVLPSLRPVFFSAVMILAHIAIKSFDLVAAMTAGGPGYSSDLPAMFMYSFTFSRGQMGMGSASAILMLGAILAIIVPYLYSELRTKRHD, from the coding sequence ATGAGTTCTGTCGCTGTGTTCAGCAAGGCCTCGCCGTTCGATGCATTACAGCGTTGGCTCCCGAAACTGGTGCTGGCGCCGAGCATGTTCATCGTTCTGGTGGGCTTCTATGGCTATATCTTGTGGACCTTCGTCCTGTCGTTCACCACCTCGACGTTCTTGCCGAACTACAAATGGGCCGGCCTGGCGCAATACGCCCGGCTGATGGACAACGACCGCTGGTGGGTGGCGAGCAAGAACCTGGTGCTCTTTGGTGGCATGTTCATCGGCATCACCCTGGTGATCGGCGTGCTGCTGGCGGTGTTTCTCGACCAGCGCATTCGTCGCGAAGGTTTCATCCGCACCATTTACCTGTACCCGATGGCGCTCTCGATGATCGTCACCGGTACGGCCTGGAAATGGCTGCTCAACCCGGGCATGGGCCTGGACAAATTGTTGCGTGACTGGGGTTGGGAAGGCTTCCGCCTGGACTGGCTGATCGACCCGGACCGCGTGGTGTACTGCCTGGTGATCGCGGCGGTGTGGCAGGCCTCGGGCTTCATCATGGCGATGTTCCTGGCCGGCCTGCGGGGTGTCGATCAATCGATCATCCGTGCCGCGCAGATCGATGGTGCGAGCATGCCGCGCATCTACTGGAAAGTGGTGCTGCCGAGCCTGCGCCCGGTGTTCTTCAGCGCCGTGATGATCCTGGCGCACATCGCGATCAAGAGCTTCGACCTGGTGGCGGCGATGACGGCTGGTGGCCCGGGTTATTCCTCCGACCTGCCAGCGATGTTCATGTATTCCTTCACCTTCAGTCGCGGCCAGATGGGCATGGGTTCGGCCAGCGCAATCCTGATGCTCGGTGCGATCCTCGCAATCATCGTGCCTTACCTGTACTCCGAGCTGAGGACCAAGCGTCATGACTAG
- a CDS encoding ABC transporter substrate-binding protein — protein sequence MNAISRLATVISLASLLPVAAFPVTTLAAESKGSVEVVHWWTSGGEKAAVDVLKAQVEKDGFTWKDGAVAGGGGSTAMTVLKSRAVAGNPPGVAQIKGPDIQEWASTGLLDTDILKDVAKAEKWDSLLDKKVSDTVKYDGDYVAVPVNIHRVNWLWINPEVFKKAGITKNPTTLEEFYAAGDKLKAAGFIPLAHGGQPWQDSTVFEAVVLSVMGADGYKKALVDLDNKALTGPEMVKALTELKKVATYMDADGKGQDWNLEAAKVINGKAGMQIMGDWAKSEWTAAKKVAGKDYECVAFPGTDKAFTYNIDSLAVFKQKDAGTAAGQQDIAKVVLGENFQKVFSINKGSIPVRNDMLGDMAKYGFDSCAQTAAKDFLTDAKSGGLQPSMAHNMATTLAVQGAFFDVVTNYINDPKADPADAAKKLGAAVQSAK from the coding sequence ATGAATGCGATTTCTCGCCTCGCTACTGTCATTTCTCTTGCTTCCCTGCTTCCCGTCGCAGCCTTCCCTGTCACTACCCTTGCCGCCGAATCCAAAGGTTCCGTGGAAGTCGTCCACTGGTGGACGTCGGGTGGTGAAAAAGCCGCGGTCGATGTGCTCAAGGCCCAGGTAGAGAAAGACGGCTTTACCTGGAAGGACGGCGCTGTCGCCGGTGGTGGCGGTTCCACTGCCATGACCGTGCTCAAGAGCCGTGCCGTGGCCGGCAACCCACCGGGTGTCGCCCAGATCAAGGGCCCGGACATCCAGGAATGGGCGTCCACCGGGCTGCTCGACACCGACATCCTCAAGGACGTTGCCAAGGCCGAGAAGTGGGACAGCCTGCTCGACAAGAAAGTCTCCGATACCGTGAAGTACGACGGTGACTACGTTGCCGTGCCGGTGAACATCCACCGCGTCAACTGGCTGTGGATCAACCCGGAAGTCTTCAAGAAAGCCGGTATCACCAAGAACCCAACCACCCTCGAAGAATTCTACGCGGCCGGCGACAAGCTCAAGGCTGCGGGCTTCATTCCGCTCGCCCACGGTGGCCAGCCTTGGCAGGACAGCACCGTGTTCGAAGCCGTGGTGCTCTCGGTGATGGGTGCAGATGGCTACAAGAAGGCCCTGGTCGACCTGGACAACAAGGCCCTGACCGGTCCGGAAATGGTCAAGGCACTGACCGAACTGAAGAAAGTCGCGACCTACATGGACGCCGATGGCAAGGGCCAGGACTGGAACCTGGAAGCGGCCAAGGTCATCAACGGCAAGGCCGGCATGCAGATCATGGGTGACTGGGCCAAGAGCGAGTGGACCGCGGCGAAGAAAGTCGCCGGCAAGGACTACGAGTGCGTGGCCTTCCCGGGCACCGACAAGGCCTTCACCTACAACATCGACTCCCTGGCGGTGTTCAAGCAGAAGGACGCGGGCACCGCGGCCGGCCAGCAGGATATCGCCAAGGTCGTGCTGGGTGAGAACTTCCAGAAAGTCTTCAGCATCAACAAAGGCTCGATCCCGGTGCGCAACGACATGCTGGGCGACATGGCCAAGTACGGTTTCGATTCCTGCGCCCAGACCGCGGCCAAGGACTTCCTGACGGACGCCAAGTCCGGCGGCCTGCAACCGAGCATGGCGCACAACATGGCGACCACGCTGGCGGTACAGGGTGCGTTCTTCGATGTGGTGACCAACTACATCAACGACCCGAAAGCCGACCCGGCCGATGCCGCCAAGAAACTGGGCGCAGCGGTTCAGTCTGCCAAGTAA
- a CDS encoding AGE family epimerase/isomerase — protein sequence MDTFQPAFSSWLNAPAHQQWLAAEGLRLLAFAKASKLPDGFGNLDELGRLPADARAETMNTARMTHSFAMAHIQGLPGFAELVDHGIQALNGRLRDAEHGGWFATTRPDEDGAGKAAYLHAFVALAASSAVVAQRPGAAALLDEAVRIIDEHFWCEEEGALRESFNRDWSEEEAYRGANSNMHATEAFLALADATDDPRWLVRALRIVERVIHGHAAANDYLVVEHFDRHWQPLHEYNQDNPADGFRPYGTTPGHGFEWARLLLHLEAARVQIGMLTPGWLAQDAQKLFDQNCRHGWDVDGAPGIVYTLDWDNRAVVRHRLHWVHAEAAAAASALLKRTDEAKYEAWYRCFWEFCDKHFIDRCNGSWHHELDPQNRPSADIWPGKPDLYHAWQAVLIPRLPLAPSMASALARLSSPAPV from the coding sequence ATGGACACCTTCCAACCGGCCTTCAGCAGTTGGCTGAATGCCCCTGCCCACCAGCAATGGCTTGCCGCCGAAGGCTTGCGGCTGCTGGCGTTCGCCAAGGCCTCGAAGCTGCCGGACGGCTTTGGCAACCTGGATGAGCTTGGGCGCCTGCCGGCCGATGCCCGGGCCGAAACCATGAACACCGCGCGCATGACCCACAGCTTCGCCATGGCTCACATCCAGGGCCTACCGGGTTTTGCCGAGTTGGTGGACCACGGCATCCAGGCACTCAATGGCCGTTTGCGCGACGCCGAGCACGGTGGCTGGTTCGCCACGACGCGGCCTGATGAAGACGGTGCTGGCAAGGCGGCCTACCTGCATGCATTCGTTGCCCTGGCGGCCAGTTCCGCAGTGGTGGCCCAGCGTCCTGGCGCTGCGGCGTTGCTGGACGAAGCGGTGCGGATCATCGATGAGCATTTCTGGTGTGAGGAGGAGGGCGCGTTGCGCGAATCCTTCAACCGCGACTGGAGCGAGGAAGAGGCCTATCGCGGCGCCAACAGCAACATGCACGCCACCGAAGCCTTCCTGGCCCTGGCCGATGCCACCGACGATCCTCGTTGGCTGGTTCGTGCCCTGCGTATCGTCGAGCGGGTGATCCACGGCCATGCCGCCGCCAACGACTACCTGGTGGTGGAGCATTTCGACCGTCACTGGCAGCCGCTGCACGAATACAACCAGGACAATCCTGCCGATGGTTTCCGCCCCTATGGCACCACCCCCGGCCACGGTTTCGAATGGGCGCGGCTGCTGCTGCACCTTGAAGCCGCACGGGTCCAGATCGGCATGCTGACCCCAGGGTGGCTGGCCCAGGACGCGCAAAAACTCTTCGACCAGAACTGCCGCCATGGCTGGGACGTCGATGGCGCGCCGGGCATTGTCTACACCCTGGACTGGGACAACCGCGCCGTGGTTCGTCACCGCCTGCATTGGGTCCACGCCGAAGCGGCGGCGGCTGCCAGCGCCTTGCTCAAACGCACCGACGAGGCGAAGTACGAAGCCTGGTACCGGTGCTTCTGGGAATTCTGCGACAAACATTTCATCGATCGCTGCAACGGCAGTTGGCATCACGAACTCGATCCGCAAAACCGTCCCAGCGCCGATATCTGGCCGGGCAAGCCGGACCTGTATCACGCCTGGCAGGCGGTCCTGATCCCGCGCCTGCCCCTGGCACCGAGCATGGCGTCAGCCCTGGCGCGGTTATCCAGCCCAGCGCCTGTGTAA
- a CDS encoding ATP-binding protein, with amino-acid sequence MGIDWIRKIARRVPVPRSLLGRMLLLTLLVVLFAQTLSSLIWVSQLRATQLEGLITSARSLAHSMTASVSYLRSLPVAYRPLVLDQLRSMGGTRFVVTLNDKPLGMDVLPVTPRKQAVLKAVDEVLRRSLGTNADISVTFVSPDDLRIFNAGLKLDELPRSWAHYALTLEPVNPPVLVTQIQMAPGEWLYIASLLPEPYTSLEEQDLPKQQVGFIVLTSSLLLLFIGLLVHWQSRPLKRLARAARDMSLGAEVEPVAEGGGSEVVEVGRAFNAMRERISRYLTERSQLFSAISHDLRTPITRLRLRVELLEDENLQAKFGRDLDELELLVKGALQCVKDTDIHENIEPVDLNHVLDCLVEPYLAPNGNGRVTQDGRALAPYPGKPLALKRCIGNLIDNALKYGQNAHLHIDDDETAFILHVDDEGPGVPEQRLEQVFEPHFRLAGQQQGYGLGLGIARNIAHSHGGEVSLQNLREGGLRVTLQLPRSVD; translated from the coding sequence ATGGGCATTGACTGGATCAGGAAAATCGCCCGGCGGGTACCGGTACCGCGCTCGTTGCTGGGCCGCATGCTACTGCTGACCTTGCTGGTGGTGTTGTTCGCCCAGACCCTGTCCAGCCTGATCTGGGTCTCGCAACTGCGCGCCACCCAGCTCGAAGGCCTGATCACCAGCGCCCGTAGCCTGGCCCATTCGATGACCGCCAGCGTCAGTTACTTGCGTTCGCTGCCGGTGGCGTACCGGCCATTGGTGCTGGACCAACTGCGCAGCATGGGCGGTACGCGGTTCGTCGTCACCCTCAACGACAAGCCCCTGGGCATGGACGTGCTGCCGGTGACGCCGCGCAAGCAGGCGGTGCTCAAAGCCGTGGATGAAGTGCTGCGTCGCTCCTTGGGCACTAACGCCGACATCTCGGTGACGTTTGTCAGCCCCGACGACCTGCGGATTTTCAACGCCGGGCTCAAGCTCGATGAACTGCCCCGTTCGTGGGCCCACTACGCCCTGACGCTGGAACCGGTGAATCCGCCGGTGCTGGTCACGCAGATCCAGATGGCGCCGGGGGAATGGCTGTACATCGCCTCGTTGCTACCCGAACCCTACACCAGCCTCGAAGAACAAGACCTGCCCAAGCAACAGGTCGGTTTCATCGTGCTCACCAGCAGCCTGTTGTTGCTGTTCATCGGTTTGCTGGTGCACTGGCAGAGCCGGCCCCTCAAGCGTTTGGCCCGGGCCGCGCGCGACATGTCCCTGGGGGCCGAAGTGGAACCGGTGGCCGAGGGCGGTGGCAGCGAAGTGGTGGAAGTGGGGCGAGCGTTCAATGCCATGCGCGAACGCATCAGCCGTTACCTGACGGAGCGCAGCCAGTTGTTCAGCGCGATTTCCCACGACTTGCGCACACCGATCACTCGATTGCGGCTGCGGGTCGAGCTGCTGGAGGACGAAAACCTGCAAGCCAAGTTCGGCCGTGACCTGGATGAGCTGGAGCTGCTGGTCAAAGGTGCGCTGCAATGCGTCAAGGACACCGACATCCACGAAAACATCGAGCCGGTGGACCTCAACCATGTGCTCGATTGCCTGGTCGAACCCTACCTGGCGCCCAACGGCAACGGCCGGGTGACCCAGGATGGTCGGGCGCTGGCGCCGTATCCCGGCAAGCCGCTGGCCCTCAAGCGCTGCATCGGCAACCTGATCGACAATGCCTTGAAATACGGACAGAACGCCCACCTGCACATCGATGACGATGAAACCGCGTTCATCCTGCACGTCGACGACGAAGGACCGGGTGTGCCGGAACAGCGCCTGGAGCAAGTCTTCGAACCGCACTTCCGCCTCGCCGGGCAACAGCAGGGCTATGGCCTGGGCCTGGGCATCGCCCGCAACATCGCCCACAGCCATGGGGGGGAGGTCAGCCTGCAAAACCTGCGTGAGGGTGGGTTGCGGGTGACCTTGCAGTTGCCTCGCAGTGTGGATTGA
- a CDS encoding response regulator, with protein sequence MSSVNKSILLVDDDQEIRELLDTYLSRAGFQVRTTPDGAGFRQAFNDAPSDLVILDVMLPDEDGFSLCRWVRQHPRQAHVPIIMLTASSDEADRVIGLELGADDYLGKPFSPRELQARIKALLRRAQFGQERSGGEVLAFDEWRLDMVSHRLFHTDGEEVILSGADFALLKLFLDHPQEILDRDTIGNATRGRELMPLDRIVDMAVSRLRQRLRDTDKPPRLIRTVRGSGYQLAASVVASNGH encoded by the coding sequence GTGAGTTCAGTAAACAAATCGATTTTGTTGGTCGACGACGACCAGGAGATTCGCGAACTGCTGGACACCTACCTCAGCCGTGCGGGGTTCCAGGTGCGGACCACGCCCGACGGCGCCGGGTTTCGCCAGGCGTTTAACGATGCGCCGAGCGACCTGGTGATCCTCGATGTGATGCTGCCCGATGAAGACGGCTTCAGCCTTTGCCGCTGGGTTCGCCAGCACCCACGCCAGGCTCATGTGCCGATCATCATGCTCACCGCCAGTTCCGACGAGGCCGATCGGGTCATCGGCCTTGAGCTGGGCGCCGATGATTACCTGGGCAAGCCGTTCAGCCCGCGTGAGTTGCAGGCGCGCATCAAGGCGCTGCTGCGCCGGGCGCAATTCGGCCAGGAGCGCTCCGGCGGTGAAGTGCTGGCCTTCGATGAATGGCGGCTGGACATGGTCAGCCATCGGCTGTTCCACACCGACGGTGAAGAAGTGATTCTCTCCGGCGCCGACTTCGCCCTGCTCAAGCTGTTTCTCGATCATCCCCAGGAAATCCTCGACCGCGACACCATCGGCAATGCGACCCGTGGTCGTGAGCTGATGCCCCTGGACCGGATCGTCGACATGGCGGTCAGTCGCCTGCGCCAGCGCCTGCGTGACACCGACAAACCACCGCGGCTGATTCGCACGGTGCGTGGCAGCGGTTATCAACTGGCGGCCAGTGTGGTTGCCAGCAATGGGCATTGA
- a CDS encoding glucokinase, with product MKLALVGDIGGTNARFALWKDHTLENIQVLATADYACPEDAIQVYLGGLGLKPGAIGSVCLSVAGPVSGDEFRFTNNHWRLSNLAFCKTLQVEKLLLVNDFSAMALGMTCLRPDEYRVVCEGTPEPMRPAVVIGPGTGLGVGTLLDLGEGRFAALPGEGGHVDLPMSSPRETQLWQHIYNEIGHVSAETALSGSGLPRVYRAICAVDGHVPVLDTPESITAAGLAGDPIALEVLEQFCRWLGRVAGNNVLTLGGRGGVYIVGGVVPRFADFFLESGFARCFADKGCMSDYFKGIPVWLVTAPYSGLMGAGVALEQSAA from the coding sequence TTGAAACTGGCTTTGGTCGGTGACATCGGTGGGACCAACGCACGCTTCGCGCTGTGGAAAGACCACACCCTGGAAAACATCCAGGTGCTGGCAACGGCGGATTACGCCTGCCCGGAAGATGCCATCCAGGTGTACCTGGGCGGTCTGGGCCTGAAACCGGGCGCCATCGGTTCGGTGTGCCTGTCGGTGGCCGGTCCCGTGAGCGGCGATGAGTTTCGCTTTACCAACAATCACTGGCGCCTGAGCAATCTGGCGTTCTGCAAGACCCTGCAGGTGGAGAAGCTGTTGCTGGTCAACGACTTCTCGGCCATGGCCTTGGGCATGACCTGCTTGCGTCCCGATGAGTACCGGGTCGTGTGCGAAGGCACCCCGGAGCCGATGCGTCCGGCGGTGGTGATCGGGCCGGGCACCGGGCTGGGCGTCGGCACGCTGCTGGACCTGGGTGAGGGCCGTTTCGCCGCGTTGCCGGGGGAGGGCGGCCATGTCGACCTGCCCATGAGCAGCCCGCGGGAAACCCAGCTGTGGCAGCACATCTACAACGAGATCGGCCACGTCAGCGCCGAAACCGCCTTGAGCGGCAGCGGTTTGCCTCGGGTGTACCGGGCCATTTGCGCAGTGGACGGCCATGTGCCGGTACTCGACACCCCCGAATCCATCACCGCGGCCGGCTTGGCCGGCGACCCCATCGCCCTGGAAGTGCTCGAGCAGTTCTGCCGCTGGCTGGGGCGCGTGGCCGGCAACAACGTGTTGACCCTGGGCGGACGCGGCGGCGTCTACATCGTCGGTGGCGTGGTCCCGCGTTTTGCCGATTTCTTCCTCGAAAGCGGTTTCGCCCGCTGCTTCGCCGACAAGGGTTGCATGAGCGATTACTTCAAGGGCATTCCGGTCTGGCTGGTGACCGCGCCATACTCCGGCCTGATGGGCGCCGGCGTGGCGTTGGAGCAATCCGCCGCCTAA
- the edd gene encoding phosphogluconate dehydratase, with product MHPRVLEVTERLIARSRATRQAYLALIRDAASDGPMRGKLQCANFAHGVAGCGTEDKHHLRMMNAANIAIVSSYNDMLSAHQPYETFPEQIKKALREIGSVGQFAGGTPAMCDGVTQGEAGMELSLPSREVIALSTAVALSHNMFDGALMLGICDKIVPGLMMGALRFGHLPTIFVPGGPMVSGISNKEKADVRQRYAEGKATREELLESEMKSYHSPGTCTFYGTANTNQLLMEVMGLHLPGASFVNPNTPLRDALTREAAFQVTRMTKQSGNFMPIGEIVDERSLVNSIVALHATGGSTNHTLHMPAIAMAAGIQLTWQDMADLSEVVPTLSHVYPNGKADINHFQAAGGMSFLIRELLEAGLLHENVNTVLGHGLSRYTQEPFLEDGELVWRDGPIESLDENILRPVARAFSPEGGLRVMEGNLGRGVMKVSAVALENQIVEAPAMVFQDQQDLADAFKAGLLEKDFVAVMRFQGPRSNGMPELHKMTPFLGVLQDRGFKVALVTDGRMSGASGKIPAAIHVSPEAYVGGALARVQEGDIIRVDGVKGTLELKVDAEEFAARTPAKGLLGNNIGTGRELFGFMRMAFSSAEQGASAFTSALETLN from the coding sequence ATGCATCCCCGCGTTCTTGAGGTCACCGAACGGCTTATCGCCCGCAGCCGCGCCACGCGTCAGGCTTACCTTGCATTGATCCGTGATGCTGCCAGCGACGGTCCGATGCGCGGCAAGCTGCAGTGCGCCAACTTCGCTCACGGCGTGGCCGGTTGCGGCACCGAAGACAAACACCATCTGCGGATGATGAACGCCGCCAACATCGCCATCGTGTCGTCCTATAACGACATGCTCTCGGCCCACCAGCCCTACGAAACCTTCCCGGAACAAATCAAGAAAGCCCTGCGCGAGATTGGCTCGGTCGGCCAGTTCGCCGGAGGCACGCCGGCGATGTGCGACGGCGTGACCCAGGGCGAGGCGGGGATGGAACTGAGTCTGCCGAGCCGCGAAGTGATCGCGCTCTCCACGGCTGTGGCGCTGTCCCACAACATGTTCGACGGCGCACTGATGCTCGGCATCTGCGACAAGATCGTCCCGGGCCTGATGATGGGCGCGCTGCGCTTCGGTCACTTGCCGACGATCTTCGTGCCAGGCGGGCCGATGGTCTCGGGCATTTCCAACAAGGAAAAAGCCGACGTGCGCCAGCGCTACGCCGAAGGCAAGGCCACCCGCGAAGAGCTGCTGGAATCGGAGATGAAGTCCTACCACAGCCCCGGCACCTGTACCTTCTACGGCACCGCCAACACCAACCAGTTGTTGATGGAAGTGATGGGCCTGCACTTGCCGGGCGCCTCGTTCGTCAACCCGAACACGCCGCTGCGCGATGCCCTGACCCGTGAAGCAGCGTTCCAGGTGACGCGCATGACCAAGCAAAGTGGCAATTTCATGCCTATCGGCGAAATCGTCGACGAGCGCTCGCTGGTCAATTCCATCGTTGCGCTGCACGCCACCGGCGGTTCCACCAACCACACCCTGCACATGCCGGCCATCGCCATGGCAGCGGGTATCCAGTTGACCTGGCAAGACATGGCCGACCTCTCCGAGGTGGTGCCGACCCTGAGCCACGTCTACCCGAACGGCAAGGCCGACATCAACCACTTCCAGGCGGCCGGCGGCATGTCGTTCCTGATCCGTGAGTTGCTGGAAGCCGGCTTGCTGCATGAAAACGTCAACACCGTGCTCGGCCACGGCCTGAGCCGCTACACCCAGGAACCGTTCCTGGAGGATGGCGAGTTGGTGTGGCGCGACGGCCCGATCGAAAGCCTCGACGAAAACATCCTGCGTCCGGTGGCCCGCGCCTTCTCGCCAGAAGGTGGGTTGCGCGTGATGGAAGGCAACCTGGGTCGTGGGGTGATGAAGGTCTCGGCCGTGGCCCTGGAAAACCAGATTGTCGAAGCCCCGGCCATGGTCTTCCAGGACCAGCAGGACCTGGCGGACGCGTTCAAGGCCGGCCTGTTGGAAAAGGATTTTGTCGCGGTGATGCGCTTCCAGGGCCCGCGCTCCAACGGCATGCCGGAGCTGCACAAGATGACGCCATTCCTGGGTGTGTTGCAGGACCGTGGCTTCAAAGTGGCGCTGGTGACCGACGGGCGCATGTCCGGCGCGTCGGGGAAAATCCCGGCGGCCATTCATGTCAGCCCCGAAGCTTATGTCGGTGGTGCGTTGGCCCGGGTGCAGGAGGGCGATATCATCCGTGTCGATGGCGTCAAAGGCACCTTGGAATTGAAGGTGGACGCCGAGGAATTCGCCGCGCGCACGCCGGCCAAGGGCCTGTTGGGCAACAACATCGGCACTGGTCGCGAGCTGTTCGGTTTCATGCGCATGGCCTTCAGCTCGGCGGAGCAGGGCGCCAGCGCCTTCACTTCTGCCCTGGAGACGCTTAATTGA
- the gap gene encoding type I glyceraldehyde-3-phosphate dehydrogenase yields the protein MTLRIAINGFGRIGRNVLRALYTQGYRRDLQIVAINDLGDSAINAHLLKFDTVHGTFDADVQHDHESLTVNGDRISVSAIRNPAELPWAAEKIDVVFECTGLFTDRAKAAAHISAGARKVIISAPAKGADATVVYGVNHDILRQSHQIISNASCTTNCLAPVAQVLHRELGIESGLMTTIHAYTNDQNLTDVYHSDPYRARSATQNMIPSKTGAAEAVGLVLPELAGKLTGMAVRVPVINVSLVDLTVQLKREASAEEVNELLRQASQHSKILGYNTLPLVSSDFNHNPLSSIFDANHTKASGKLLKVLAWYDNEWGFSNRMLDNCLALCNAE from the coding sequence ATGACTCTTCGAATCGCAATCAATGGTTTTGGCCGCATCGGCCGCAACGTCCTTCGTGCACTGTATACCCAAGGCTATCGTCGCGACCTGCAGATCGTCGCCATCAACGACCTGGGTGACAGTGCAATCAATGCCCATCTGCTCAAGTTCGACACCGTGCATGGCACCTTCGACGCCGACGTCCAGCACGATCACGAAAGCCTGACGGTCAATGGCGACCGCATCTCGGTCAGCGCCATCCGCAACCCGGCCGAACTGCCTTGGGCGGCCGAGAAGATCGACGTCGTGTTCGAATGCACCGGTCTGTTCACCGACCGCGCCAAGGCCGCCGCCCACATCAGCGCCGGCGCCCGCAAGGTGATCATTTCGGCCCCGGCCAAGGGCGCCGATGCCACCGTCGTGTATGGCGTGAACCACGACATCCTGCGCCAGTCCCACCAGATCATCTCCAACGCTTCGTGCACCACCAACTGCCTGGCCCCGGTGGCCCAGGTGCTGCACCGCGAGCTGGGCATCGAAAGCGGCCTGATGACCACCATCCATGCCTACACCAACGACCAGAACCTGACCGACGTCTACCACAGCGACCCGTACCGTGCTCGCTCGGCCACGCAGAACATGATCCCGAGCAAGACCGGCGCCGCCGAAGCGGTGGGCCTGGTGCTGCCGGAACTGGCCGGCAAGCTGACCGGCATGGCGGTGCGCGTACCGGTGATCAACGTCTCGCTGGTGGACCTCACCGTGCAACTCAAGCGCGAAGCGTCGGCCGAGGAAGTCAACGAACTGCTGCGCCAGGCCAGCCAGCATTCGAAGATCCTCGGCTACAACACCCTGCCGCTGGTCTCCAGCGATTTCAACCACAACCCGCTGTCGTCGATCTTCGACGCCAACCACACCAAGGCCAGCGGCAAGCTGCTCAAGGTACTGGCCTGGTATGACAACGAATGGGGTTTCTCCAACCGCATGCTGGATAACTGCCTGGCGTTGTGTAACGCCGAGTAA
- a CDS encoding RNA polymerase sigma factor has protein sequence MSQSRFHHVFLAQRTPLLRTLERMVSNPSTAEDLLQETYLRVTRALAERTVEHLEPFVFQTARNLALDHLRARRIQARTLLDDVPLEVVQNVVAPQSSAEDAAHAQQLLERLNVSLQALSPRQRQIFILNRLHGHSYQEIAERLSVSLSTVQKELKLIMAICVGVAERSL, from the coding sequence GTGAGTCAATCGCGCTTTCATCACGTCTTCCTCGCCCAGCGCACGCCGCTGCTGCGCACCCTCGAGCGCATGGTCAGCAACCCCAGTACCGCCGAAGACCTGCTTCAGGAAACCTACCTGCGTGTCACCCGTGCACTGGCCGAACGCACGGTCGAGCACCTCGAACCCTTTGTTTTCCAGACCGCCCGCAACCTGGCGCTGGACCATTTGCGTGCCCGGCGCATCCAGGCCCGGACCCTGCTGGATGACGTGCCGCTGGAAGTCGTCCAAAACGTCGTCGCCCCCCAGAGCAGCGCCGAGGACGCCGCCCATGCCCAGCAACTGCTCGAGCGCCTGAATGTCAGCCTGCAGGCCCTGAGCCCGCGACAACGGCAGATCTTCATCCTCAACCGCCTGCATGGCCACAGTTACCAGGAAATCGCCGAACGGCTGAGCGTGTCCTTGAGCACGGTGCAAAAGGAACTGAAACTGATCATGGCGATCTGTGTGGGTGTGGCTGAACGCAGTCTATAG